The Arvicola amphibius chromosome 6, mArvAmp1.2, whole genome shotgun sequence DNA window cagtactgtagctctgtagtagagtttgaaatcaaggatggtgatgcctccagaagttcttttattgcacattattgttttggctatcctggttttttgtttttccatatgaagttgagtattgttctttcgaggtctatgaagaaattttttttttacagttcttacttagtttttattcataatcATAAACTTAACTCTGCAATCCAGCTAGACTTGAAGggaaatgaggaaaatatggaaCCCAAAGAACTTCAGTGAGAGCAGAGATTACAGGGTACTGCGAGCAGATGGGGCTGGGGTGCTCTCCTGAGCTACAGAAGGAATGGTCTGGTGGGTAAGAAGCCCGCAAGTCAAAAGAATTAGAGTTGTCCACAGTCGGAAATGGTGATCTTCTTGCTGGTCTTTCCATTCCTGGACCCAAAACGCTCCATGGCCTCCACAATGTTCATGCCTTCTTTCACCTTCCCAAAGACCACATGTTTGCCATCCAGCCACTCAGTCTTGGTGGTGCAGATAAAAAACTGGGAACCGTTTGTGTTTGGTCCAGCATTTGCCATGGACAAGATGCCAGGACCTGTATGCTTCAGGATGAAGTTCTCATCCTCAAATTTTTCTCCGTAGATGGATCTGCCGCCAGTGCCATTATGGCGTGTGAAGTCACCACCCTGGCACATGAATCCTGGAATAATCCTGTGAAAGGAAGAACCCTTATATCCAAATCCTTTCTCTCCAGTGCTCAGAACACGAAagttttctgctgtctttggaACTTTGTCTGCAAACAGCTCGAAGGAGACGCGGCCCAAGGGCTCGCCATCGGCCGCGATGTCGAAGAACACGGTGGGGTTGACCATGGCTGCAGCAAGCGGCGAGAGGGGACAGCGGCGTCTGCAAAGCCTCTATGAAGaatttttgctgggattttgatgggcattgcatggAATCTGTGATCAATTCATCTTCAagcatttgtttttacttttttatatataaattaagcCCATCTGCATTTATTGATATAATCAATTTGTTTGGTCTCTTATAATTGCAAAATAGCAGATTTATTCTAGGTCTCACACCTCAGGATTGCCTCTGTCTCATGGCGGCTGGGACCAGCTGAGCCAGCACTGAGAAGATGGGAGAAGCCACAGCTGCAGACAGCGCTGTAGTGATGGAGAAGCCACAGCTGCAGACAGTGCTGTAGTGATGGAGAAACCACACATGCATTCAGCGCTGCAGTGATGGAGAAGCCACACATGCAGACAGCGCTGTGGCTActgccctgcctgctgccctcTTTCCGTGTGCCAGTGTGTTTAGTAAACTGTCCTTCCATGGAGGATGGAAAGGACTCAAGGGTGGTCACACACACCCTTGTGAGAGCTTTTGAGAACAAGCAAGAATGGCAACCTAGCTCTCCATGCCTCAAACCAAAGCTACAGGCAACCTCTAGAGCAGTCAGACCCTCTTCTTCACCGTGGGGTAGGCGCTGAACGTACACTTGGCCCAGAATGCAGGGAAGCTGAAGGAGGCAGCCTGTTTggggcaggaggagcaggctggCCCATGATCTGCTGCCAGTGGTCACTACTGTGTAATTGCAGCCTTCCCCACTagagacatcagaggacaacaaTCCTACTCTGCCATCTGCCATATCTGTGCACGATTCTATGGTCTAGCCACCATGTCTGTCCCAGAGAAACAGTTGGATGAAAACTGACACAGCACCAACCACAGTGGCACCTGTGTCAAAAGAGCCCAGgaggctagagagacggctcggAGGTAAGGAGTGAATACTGAACACTGCTAACCCAGAGGACTGGAGCTGGGTTCCCAGCAACCGCATCAGCTGCCTCCCAagccccctgtaactccagttctgatgATCCAaagcctctggtctctgagggcacaaATAGtgaaacagagaagagaggaatCTTCTAATGCTTCCAACACGGGACCCTCCACACACCCCAGAGAAAACTGCAGTTCTGTAGGCAAAGAAGTATTTAGAAGGGGGGAAAGGCTACAGTAGCTTGACATCTCCCAGCAAGGGGCCCAGAATCAAACTGGGTATCCAACTCCCCACTCCTGTAGGACCTGGGTCCTTGTGTCTGTTTGGTTCTGAGGCAGTCTTAAGACTCTGACTAGATTCACCTAAACTCGTGATTCTACTACccaaccttctgagtgctgggattggagaaGTGTGCCATCGTATCCAAGGCTCactctggttgttttgttttttgtttttgtttttgttttgtttttatgagacagggcctcactatttatcccaggttggccttaaacttaacagtgcctcagcctccagcttcACCAAGCTCTGAAGATTTTTCATCCTTTGatgtgggtgcatatgtgtgcatgtgatatatACATGGCGgtgccctcagaagtcagaagagggcattggatcctcgaaagctgaagttacaggtggttgtaagctgttCATTGTGGGTactgagactgaactcaggtcctctgctggagcagcaagtgtccttaaccactgaacattGCTCCAGCCCTAACACAAGCTTTTATACAAAATGACCCAAGTGAAGAGTCACATAGCTGAGCTGTCCAGCGAGACTGAGATAGCTAGATCTTCCAGCGCGAAGATTCCTCAGACCTGCCTctggtttcatttcctttaacggcgtgaaagtattttattaaggAAAGGCTCCCAGGGCAACCAGAAGTCCGGCCTGAGTGTGCATGCATAAGTAGTTCTGGATGCCCCACTCCTCCTGGTCCTGCTGAGGGACTTGGGGTAAGACCGGCAGCAGGTCTGAGCTCTTCTGAGCAGAGTATGCAGAAGCCGAGGGACAGACACACAATCTGCGGCAAAAAGGAACCCATGGTGTGTGAGTACTACATTGTAACTAAATCTCTTCTGAAGAATGTCTTCCTGTGCTACATTGTACCTGTCCGCAGTGTTATATTGTACCCATCTGCAAGGCCTACATTGTACCGTCTGCAAGTGCTACACTGTACCCGTCTGCAAGTGCTACATTGTACCTGTCCACAGTGTTACATGGTACCCATTTCCAAATCCTCTTGCAAGCCCAGTCCCCAGTAGTTAAGTATACAGCTGTATTTGAAGGCCTGGTCTTCAATGAAGTTACCACTTAGAAACAATGACTggtgccaggcttggtggcccacaccttcaatcccagcccatgagaggcagaggcaggtggatctctgtgagtctgaagtcagcctggtctacattgagAACTCCTGGAGTTCCTAGACAGCGCGAGTGATAgatagagtgagaccttgtcacgaaaaacaaaaaccaaaaagaatgagaagattaaaaaaaatttaaaaagaaagaaataggtcTGGTGTTGTTGGAAGAAGAAATGCGGGTGTGGGTGGGTATTGCAGGAGGTGTGCACACATGGGGAGAAGGTGGCCATCTGCACAGAGAGCGCTCTGGGAGAGACAGCGCTCTGGGAGAGACAGCGCTGTTTCCAGCACCTTGACTGGCCACCCTGCCTGCAGAACTCTGAGAAACCAAAATTCAGATCTTCAAGACACCCACCCGCCTTCTTTTGTTAAGGCATCTGGGAGGATAAATGAGgtcctgaggtttttttttcatctagaGGCAGATGATGGTCTGTTTGGTATAATAACTCATCTCTAAAAtgaattttcactttttttccgggttttggagacagggcctctctgtgtagctccactGGCCTGGCGATttgactggcttcaaacttgtgcccatcttcttgcctctgcttccccagtgctgggattactacaGACTGCACCTGGCCATAACAGCaagcaaatatctttttttcGTAAGTTCAAGATTCTCGACATGTTAATAAAGCAACAAagcccctctccagccccctgtattgTCTGACACACTGCCTAAGACAGAATATTTCCCAGAGATTTGGGATGGGCCATCCTTGCTGCAAGACCTGCCAGCTTTCCCTAATGTGTTGAAGAAGGGTTTAGTGTGTTACTGGCTAGTTGGTCTCATTCTGTTACACTGATGAGCTGTTGGTTATTCCTGCAGGAGacacctgcaaaaaaaaaaaaaaaaaaaaaaaaaaaaacaactgcttCTCCTCTGGAGCCCACAAGAGTGCAATGCTTTcgtgagaaaacaaaaacaagctacaGAGGAAGAGACACACAGGTCCTCTGCCTAGACTTCAGCTCTGCAGGGACCGGCCCTCCCTCTGCCAAAATGCAGCCAGCCACAAGGACTACAGACTCACTGCAGTTTCACAGCAGCCGTGGTTACTGAGTACAACCGgaaatttcccctttcccttttatgtgtgataacaaaacaaacctatgACTAATAGGATTCTGTATCTATAAAACGTGTTTTGGGTCTTTTTTGCATTTCAATGGACATTATTCACAAGCATAACTGTAAAAGGGACTTTGCAAGACTTGGGCCATGGAGCTGTGGGAGGTGTGGAAGGGATGAGCAGAAAACACCTCTGATCAGAACGCACGGTTACTCTAGTGTCTCTGGGTGAGGGTGTGGGGGCATCAAGTTCTTGATGCAATGGACCAGCCCACAGGTGCCTCATCATACCCCCACGACTAACAAATAAAAGGTTCACAGGTGAAAGCTGGTCTCTAAAGGGTGGCACAATTAGGAGAGCCTGAGGGTGTAACATCACCAATGGAATAATCCTTGTAAGTTTGTAGCTGAAAGAGGCTGCCcttggccttgttgaagaaagatggtcactgggtgggggtgggggtatttGAGGGAGTGTTTGGTGTGCTTCTGTCTCTGACGATCTGTTTCTcactccccccctctctcctgaTTACAGTTAACGGGCAACTCTATTCCTTTCTGCCCCCTGTATCTCCAAGCCTTGCTTACCACAGGCCCAGAAGAAAGGGAACCAGACTCTTGTGAGCCCAAACCAAaggagtcagaaaaagaaaatctcaaaacaaaacaaaatacctttcCACCCTTAAagattggccttgaacccactcaagctcacagaggctttgttttgttgttgatgtttgttttgttttgttttggggtgttttgttttgtttttgtttttcaaaacagggtttctctgtaactttggagcttgtcctggaactagctcttgtagaccaggctgtcctcaaactcacagagatccgcctgcctctcccttccgagtgctgagattaaaggcatgtgccaccaccgcctggcttttggTGGCTAACTTTATGAATAtaatctaacagtttttagcaaggggaagaaagggaaaggcaaaAGCGGTCGGCACCATGTttaccattttgtttgtttggcgtcattttgattgtttttgaggcaggtgtGAGCCTCTGGCTCCAGGGCGCTGGCACCAAGCTCGCTGCTCCGACTCTCACTTGTCGCCTGCAGTTATTTCAGCGACTCAGACTTTCCCTTGTCTGCGGTTGTTATTTTAACACAAGACAGAGGTTTCTGTGGATGCCAGTGTTGCTCTCCACTCACCCCAGTGTTTGCTCAGTGGATCCACAAAGTGGGAGTCGAGAACTGGCCTCTCACCTGTGCTGCCACTGCTGTTGCCCAGTTTGGAATGAGGTGCGTACGACTAGTCGACTGTCACAAAATAAATGCCTccaagcaaagatttttttttgttttgttttgttgtttgttttttcgagacagggtttctctgcagctttagagcctgtcctggaactagctcttgtagaccaggctggtctcgaactcacagagatccgcctgcctctgcctcccgagtgctgggattaaaggcgtgcgccaccaccgcctggctccaagCAAAGATTTAAAACCAAAGTCTACTTttaaggcccccccccccccccccccacacacacacacttactccaCGGCCACTCCAGATACTCAGGTTGGATCAAAAACCCAAAgccttagccaggtggtggtggtgcacgcctttaattccagtactcaggagacaggtgggtctctttgagtttgagaccagcctgttctacaagagctagttccaggacttgaaaaaccaaaacaaaaatttagccACCAACGTTCATTGACTCTTTTAGAcactgactcattcctgagacAGAACCCCGAGATCCAGCTATCAAAAGTCATTATTTGGGGTCTGAAGAGACGTTTCAGTGAtagagagcactgactgctcttccagaggacctggggttggtttcccagcaaccacatggcggctcacaattGTTGTAATTTCAGTTCCTGGAAATCACcccttcacagacatacatgcagtcaaaacagcggtgcacataaaatgaaaataaataaatttggggggctggagagatagctcagaggttaaaagctctgactgctcctccagaggttctgagttcagttcccagaaactacctggtggctcacaaccatttgtaataagatctggtctgcagacagacatgcagacagaatactgtatacgtaataaataaatctttttcttaaaaaagaaaaataaataaattttaaaatttcataatttggCTAACATGTCCAATCAGAATTTACCAGTTCACCCTAGCACAGACATCCCACCCTTTACTTTCCCTCAGTCCTGTAGAAAACATctgcctgctgcagctgctgccttTGCAGgcccttcaccaccaccacccccagagtaaaaaaaaaaaaatctcgccAGGCAAtagtggcgcaagcctttaatcccagcactcgggaggcacaggcaggtggatctctatgagtttgagaccagcctggtctacaagagctagctccaggacaggctctaaagctgcagagaaactctgtcttgaaaaaccaaaaaaaaaaatctccttttgtGCTGAAaatttggtgtctgtgtgtgtcctgtgcAATTCTGAAGGGGCCACCCTCCCTTACACTAAAAGCTTTGCCCCACAAGGGATCACGGCGATCCATACCAGAAGACTGAGTTGGGGGCTGAGGTGTTGCTCAGAGGAAAGGCTGCTCACCCCACATCCACTGCACAGCTCGGTCTTTGTGCTGCCAAGTGCTTCGAATGTCAGCTCTATGGAGTTGgaggctgaaagatcagaaagtcatccttggctacgagGTAAGTTAGAGGTCATCCTGGCCTACataaaaccctgtgtcaaaaaaaaaaaaaagaaagaaagaaagaaagaaaaagaaaagaaaaaaattttttttaaaaaagaaaggattaaagaaaaagaaaatatctagtTGGTTGTGGGTGGCCCATACCCACAGCAACTGatctcagtactagggaggcaaaggcaggtggatttctgtgaatttgaggccagcttgttctccatagtgagtcccaggactcCAAAAAACAACAGCATATTAATAAGTagctaaacaaataaacacataagaaaatgcAGCCTTGccaatcctcctcctccttcaaatttatttatttttatgtgcattgttgttttgcctgtatgtatatctgtgtgagagtgtAAGATatcggagttacagacagttgtgagctacct harbors:
- the LOC119816931 gene encoding peptidyl-prolyl cis-trans isomerase A-like; amino-acid sequence: MVNPTVFFDIAADGEPLGRVSFELFADKVPKTAENFRVLSTGEKGFGYKGSSFHRIIPGFMCQGGDFTRHNGTGGRSIYGEKFEDENFILKHTGPGILSMANAGPNTNGSQFFICTTKTEWLDGKHVVFGKVKEGMNIVEAMERFGSRNGKTSKKITISDCGQL